The proteins below come from a single Mucilaginibacter mali genomic window:
- a CDS encoding DUF1634 domain-containing protein has protein sequence MNQQPNFKDTDMQAIIGWVLRLGVIISMAVVVFGGVVYLYRHGHSIPNYSTFTGVPGFVHPSGIISGIMAFRGRSIIQAGIILLVATPVLRVLCSFVGFILEKDHMYTLITLVVLLIIFISMLSGYAG, from the coding sequence ATGAACCAGCAACCCAACTTTAAGGATACGGATATGCAGGCCATTATTGGCTGGGTATTGCGCCTGGGCGTAATTATATCAATGGCGGTTGTTGTTTTTGGTGGTGTGGTTTATTTATACCGCCATGGCCACAGTATCCCCAACTATTCTACATTTACAGGTGTACCCGGTTTTGTACATCCATCAGGTATTATCAGCGGTATCATGGCTTTCAGGGGAAGGTCTATCATACAGGCCGGCATTATCCTGCTGGTTGCAACACCTGTTCTGCGGGTGTTATGCTCGTTCGTCGGCTTTATTTTAGAGAAGGATCATATGTACACCCTTATTACACTTGTGGTGTTACTTATCATTTTTATCAGCATGCTTAGCGGCTACGCGGGTTAA
- a CDS encoding outer membrane beta-barrel protein produces MKLLFGCLTASVFLLLYTNAKAQNKFSDVQGQVVLQDNSMALAAAVSIIRERDSVLINTSVVAADGFFKFHNIPAGTYIISVNYSGYQTRSSAAFVVGNSTPVTVPTIKLIKSIALKEVVITNKTAYIENRPDKIVLNIEKGGLSSGISVLDVLGSAPGVRVGHDGEVFLKGVQKAGIAINGRMVKLSPADLAEQLQNLPIGSISQVELIANPSAKYEATGAGGLINIILKKGQGDGFNGSVSPSVGRGNFNRFGSGINLNYRSGKLNFFGGMNFNDYNTDHTILTHRYVGAITKFDVDYYNSQKTYSGSYNAGADYNIDATHTLGLLIVGSFNNSFLHKNTASSISNNSIPDSTLTTASILNKRINNITYNLNYNGKLGYSDQILSADADYSIYNRTSAEDLNSIIYYANTGFTSPPSYYINYAPTRITNVSGRVDYVNPVSKKLRLEAGLKSVYTNSDNSQQFDKLIDGVHYQNDILSSQFKYTENITAAYINYIATPSKKFDYQIDLRVEHTHSDANTIDEKHQVVRNYTDYFPVLMLNYHASADHLLSFNFNRRIDRPVYQELNPIIAFQDRYDLTSGNAYLKPAYQDKIEFAHTYKGKYTSSLYATFTRDFNNFTYFAQNDATGIFMVGKMNLKTAHVYGITFDAPVELNNWWNININVDASYQHYTDYAGKLDQGTTDAIFKLNQQFILPGDVMINLAAQYEVPTFYAIYHYRASYYATPSISKKLFGKQATLSFTLKDAFNTERDRYSTEYANLSMMGYDKKETRIGSLSFTWRFGKSTVKASRKHSVGNSDDMKRVTGVN; encoded by the coding sequence ATGAAGTTACTGTTCGGCTGCCTTACCGCAAGCGTATTTTTATTGCTATACACTAACGCCAAAGCACAAAATAAATTTTCGGATGTGCAGGGGCAGGTAGTATTGCAGGATAACAGTATGGCTTTAGCTGCCGCGGTAAGCATTATCCGCGAACGTGATTCGGTGCTTATTAATACCAGTGTGGTTGCTGCCGATGGCTTTTTTAAATTCCATAACATACCCGCCGGCACTTACATCATCAGCGTAAATTATAGCGGTTATCAAACGCGATCTTCAGCGGCCTTTGTCGTTGGTAACTCAACGCCCGTTACAGTCCCGACTATCAAATTGATCAAATCCATAGCCCTAAAGGAAGTGGTGATCACCAATAAAACAGCGTATATCGAAAACCGGCCGGATAAGATCGTCTTGAATATCGAAAAAGGCGGCTTATCAAGCGGCATCAGTGTGCTGGATGTATTGGGATCGGCGCCGGGCGTGCGGGTGGGCCACGATGGCGAGGTGTTTTTAAAAGGTGTTCAAAAGGCAGGCATTGCTATCAATGGCCGTATGGTAAAATTATCGCCTGCTGACCTTGCCGAACAGTTGCAAAACCTGCCAATTGGAAGCATCAGCCAGGTTGAACTCATCGCTAATCCATCAGCCAAATACGAAGCCACAGGCGCGGGCGGACTGATCAACATCATCCTGAAAAAAGGCCAGGGCGATGGCTTTAACGGCTCGGTTTCGCCAAGTGTGGGCCGTGGTAACTTCAATCGTTTTGGCTCGGGTATCAATTTAAATTACCGTTCGGGCAAACTGAATTTTTTCGGCGGGATGAATTTTAACGATTACAATACCGATCATACCATCCTCACCCATCGTTATGTTGGTGCCATCACTAAGTTTGATGTGGATTATTATAACAGCCAAAAAACTTATTCGGGCAGTTATAATGCCGGCGCCGATTATAATATCGATGCCACTCATACCTTAGGCCTTTTAATTGTTGGCTCATTCAATAACAGTTTTCTGCATAAAAATACAGCGTCGTCAATCTCTAACAATTCCATCCCCGATTCTACATTGACCACGGCCTCCATACTTAACAAACGCATCAATAACATCACCTACAACTTAAATTATAACGGTAAGCTGGGGTATAGCGATCAGATCCTGTCGGCAGATGCGGACTATAGTATTTACAACCGCACCTCGGCCGAAGATCTGAACAGTATTATATACTACGCCAATACCGGTTTTACAAGTCCACCTTCGTACTATATTAATTATGCGCCTACGCGCATCACAAATGTTTCGGGCCGGGTTGATTATGTAAATCCGGTATCTAAAAAACTGCGCCTGGAAGCTGGTTTAAAATCGGTATATACCAATAGCGATAATTCGCAGCAGTTTGATAAACTTATTGATGGTGTGCACTACCAAAACGATATTCTGAGCAGCCAGTTTAAATACACCGAGAATATTACCGCCGCGTATATCAACTATATCGCTACGCCATCAAAAAAGTTCGATTATCAAATAGACCTGCGTGTTGAGCACACCCATTCCGACGCCAATACCATCGACGAAAAGCATCAGGTAGTGCGTAATTACACCGATTATTTCCCGGTACTGATGCTGAATTATCATGCCAGTGCCGATCATCTGTTGTCGTTCAACTTCAACCGCCGTATTGACCGGCCTGTTTACCAGGAACTGAACCCCATCATCGCTTTCCAGGACAGGTATGATCTGACCAGCGGCAACGCCTATTTAAAGCCAGCTTACCAGGATAAGATTGAGTTTGCGCATACTTACAAAGGCAAGTACACCAGCAGCCTGTATGCCACCTTTACGCGCGACTTTAACAACTTTACTTACTTTGCTCAAAACGATGCCACCGGCATTTTTATGGTGGGCAAAATGAACCTTAAAACGGCCCATGTTTACGGTATAACCTTTGACGCGCCTGTAGAATTAAACAACTGGTGGAACATCAACATAAATGTGGATGCCAGCTATCAGCACTATACCGACTACGCCGGTAAGCTTGACCAGGGGACCACCGATGCTATTTTTAAGTTAAATCAACAATTTATCCTTCCGGGCGATGTGATGATCAACCTGGCCGCGCAGTATGAAGTGCCAACGTTTTATGCTATTTATCATTACCGGGCATCGTACTATGCAACGCCAAGTATCAGCAAAAAACTTTTCGGCAAGCAGGCTACCCTGAGCTTTACGCTAAAAGACGCTTTCAATACCGAACGCGACCGGTACAGTACCGAATACGCTAACCTGAGTATGATGGGGTATGATAAAAAGGAAACGCGCATAGGCAGCTTAAGTTTTACCTGGCGTTTTGGTAAAAGTACGGTTAAGGCGTCGCGCAAGCATTCGGTTGGTAACAGCGATGATATGAAAAGGGTAACAGGGGTTAATTAA
- a CDS encoding sulfite exporter TauE/SafE family protein, which translates to MSVIILTLIILIGAYAAGLLGSLTGLGGGFVIIPLLTLGLHVNIHYAIGASLVSVIATSSGAAAAYVKEGITNIRIGMFLEIATTVGAMAGAMLALHIQTHYIAILFGLILAYSAIMSFVKKVQVVSAEGSQAAGALKLNGTYPTPAGPVKYGVRNVGGGFLMMIFAGMISGLLGIGSGALKVVAMDTIMRIPFKVSTTTSNFMIGVTAAASAVVYLQRGYISPDICMPVVIGVLLGALSGSKILVHTGSSKWVRWVFTIVVSVLAVQMIYNGITGKI; encoded by the coding sequence ATGTCGGTAATCATATTAACGTTAATTATACTCATCGGGGCATATGCTGCCGGTTTGCTGGGTTCATTAACCGGGCTTGGTGGTGGCTTTGTCATCATTCCGCTGCTTACACTGGGGTTACATGTTAACATACATTACGCCATTGGCGCATCGCTGGTATCGGTTATCGCCACCTCGTCGGGCGCTGCGGCGGCTTATGTAAAAGAGGGGATCACCAATATTCGCATCGGGATGTTTCTTGAAATTGCTACAACCGTTGGCGCCATGGCCGGGGCAATGCTGGCACTGCATATCCAAACACACTATATCGCTATACTTTTTGGGCTGATACTGGCTTATTCGGCCATCATGTCGTTTGTAAAAAAGGTGCAGGTAGTATCGGCCGAAGGCAGCCAGGCTGCGGGTGCACTAAAATTGAACGGCACCTACCCTACCCCTGCCGGGCCGGTAAAGTATGGTGTGCGCAACGTTGGCGGCGGCTTTTTAATGATGATATTTGCCGGCATGATATCGGGCCTGCTGGGCATTGGCTCAGGCGCGTTAAAGGTAGTAGCCATGGATACCATTATGCGCATCCCGTTTAAGGTATCAACTACTACCAGCAATTTTATGATAGGCGTTACCGCGGCAGCCAGCGCGGTTGTTTATCTGCAACGCGGTTACATAAGCCCTGATATTTGCATGCCGGTAGTAATAGGCGTTTTATTAGGCGCGCTAAGCGGATCGAAGATACTGGTACATACCGGTTCATCCAAATGGGTGCGCTGGGTGTTTACTATTGTTGTTAGCGTATTAGCCGTGCAAATGATCTACAACGGCATAACCGGTAAAATATAA